In bacterium 336/3, the following proteins share a genomic window:
- a CDS encoding arginyl-tRNA synthetase: MSHIENTLIEYIEKAFESVFNKNISNIALQETKKEFEGSHTFVVFPYTKELGQKPADIAQKIGEYLAQNCPIVEKFNVVQGFLNLSIKAETWIQFFDTLLQETPKATKNQKVVVEYSSPNTNKPLHLGHLRNNFLGYSVAQILEEAGYEVHKTQIINDRGIHICKSMLAYEKFGNGETPESSGLKGDKLVGKYYVEFNNLYKSQIDALKSKGVSQEDAEKQAPAIQEAQKMLLDWESGDEKIVALWKKMNGWVYEGFDATYKKIGVSFDSKYYESNTYLLGKDIVEEGLQKGVFYKKEDGSVWIDLTEDGLDNKLVLRSDGTSVYITQDLGTAELRFKDQQMQKMVYVVGNEQDYHFKVLFLILKKLGRSYAEGLHHLSYGMVELPSGKMKSREGTVVDADDLVEEVIEIAKEKSIEKLKASGAFELFSEEEKEQLYEMIGLGALKYFLLKIDPQKKMLYNPDESVSFEGDAAPFIQYTHARICSVIRKGSEIEKADWQNGYKTLHPLELSLINLLSQYNKTIELATERFAPYILTQYIYDLSKTFSSFYAECSILKAESLEAGNFRLVLSKEVAKTIKKGMLLLGIDVPERM; this comes from the coding sequence ATGTCGCATATAGAAAATACACTTATTGAATACATCGAAAAAGCCTTTGAATCGGTTTTTAACAAAAATATTTCAAATATAGCTTTACAAGAAACCAAAAAAGAGTTTGAAGGTTCACATACATTTGTAGTTTTTCCATATACCAAAGAATTAGGGCAAAAACCTGCTGATATTGCTCAAAAAATTGGAGAATATTTGGCTCAAAATTGCCCAATTGTCGAAAAATTTAATGTTGTACAAGGTTTTTTGAATCTTTCTATCAAAGCTGAAACATGGATTCAGTTCTTTGATACACTTCTTCAAGAAACACCCAAAGCTACTAAAAATCAGAAGGTTGTGGTAGAATACTCCTCTCCTAATACTAATAAACCTCTGCATTTGGGGCATTTGAGAAATAACTTTTTAGGTTATTCAGTAGCTCAGATTCTTGAAGAGGCTGGTTATGAAGTCCATAAAACACAGATTATCAATGATAGAGGTATTCATATCTGTAAATCGATGCTTGCCTACGAAAAATTTGGCAATGGAGAAACCCCTGAAAGTAGTGGCTTGAAGGGTGATAAACTGGTGGGTAAATATTATGTGGAATTCAATAACTTATACAAATCACAAATTGATGCTCTTAAAAGCAAAGGTGTAAGTCAAGAAGATGCTGAAAAACAAGCACCAGCAATTCAAGAAGCACAAAAAATGCTTTTGGACTGGGAAAGTGGAGATGAAAAAATAGTTGCTCTTTGGAAAAAAATGAATGGTTGGGTATATGAGGGTTTTGATGCCACCTACAAAAAAATTGGTGTAAGTTTTGATTCAAAATACTACGAATCCAACACCTATCTTCTGGGAAAAGACATTGTGGAAGAAGGTTTACAAAAAGGTGTTTTTTACAAAAAAGAAGATGGTTCTGTGTGGATAGACCTTACAGAAGATGGTTTAGATAATAAATTGGTCTTGCGTTCAGATGGAACATCTGTATATATCACTCAAGATTTGGGCACAGCCGAATTGCGTTTTAAAGACCAACAAATGCAAAAAATGGTGTATGTGGTTGGTAATGAACAAGATTATCATTTTAAAGTTTTATTTTTGATTCTCAAAAAACTTGGCAGAAGTTATGCAGAAGGCTTACATCATTTGAGTTATGGCATGGTGGAACTTCCTTCGGGTAAAATGAAATCGAGAGAGGGTACTGTTGTAGATGCAGATGATTTGGTGGAAGAGGTGATTGAAATAGCTAAAGAGAAAAGTATTGAAAAACTGAAGGCTTCAGGAGCTTTTGAGCTTTTTAGTGAAGAAGAAAAAGAACAGCTTTATGAAATGATAGGTTTAGGAGCATTGAAGTATTTCCTGCTTAAAATAGACCCTCAGAAAAAAATGCTTTACAATCCAGATGAATCTGTAAGTTTTGAAGGTGATGCTGCTCCGTTTATTCAATATACGCATGCTCGTATTTGTTCTGTTATCAGAAAAGGTTCTGAAATAGAAAAGGCAGATTGGCAAAATGGTTATAAAACGCTACATCCTTTAGAATTATCTCTGATTAACTTGCTTAGTCAATACAACAAAACTATAGAGTTAGCTACTGAAAGATTCGCTCCTTATATTCTTACACAATACATTTATGATTTGAGTAAAACATTTAGCAGTTTTTATGCAGAGTGTTCTATTCTCAAAGCTGAGAGTTTGGAGGCTGGAAATTTCCGTTTAGTATTGTCTAAAGAAGTCGCTAAAACCATTAAAAAAGGAATGCTTTTATTAGGTATTGATGTACCTGAAAGAATGTAA
- a CDS encoding coproporphyrinogen III oxidase, translated as MNPISELISKYNVAVPRYTSYPTVPYWEDNLNQNTWINSIQNNFKKDEGISLYVHLPFCESLCTYCGCNKRITKNHAVELPYIETLLQEWQMYLALFPEKPIIKEIHLGGGTPTFFSAENLSYLILTILESVYLAPEAELSVEVHPNYTNSKQLQALYDVGFRRLSVGIQDFDEKVQFLINRPQSFKQTQTIFEEARKIGYTSINADIIYGLPAQSLQTIEKTIEYIKILKPERIAFYSYAHVPWKIPAQRRYTEDDLPQAQEKQALYELGRDLLKESGYVDIGLDHFSLPQDTLYQASLNGTLHRNFMGYTTQTGNLLIGLGASSISDTGDAFMQNIKEIEAYQKAIEQKQFAIFKGHLLTQEDKLIRQYILDIMCSYQTTFGKEMDEKELEEYLDDLIKNHLIVYKHPHLQVTDLGKMFLRNIALQIDKRYWAKQENAKVFSNAI; from the coding sequence ATGAATCCTATTTCAGAACTTATCAGCAAATACAATGTAGCAGTACCTCGCTATACGAGCTATCCAACTGTACCTTATTGGGAAGATAATTTGAATCAAAATACTTGGATAAATTCTATTCAAAACAATTTTAAGAAAGATGAAGGTATCAGTTTATATGTCCATTTACCTTTTTGTGAAAGTTTGTGTACATATTGTGGTTGCAATAAACGTATTACAAAGAACCATGCTGTAGAACTTCCTTATATAGAAACTCTTTTGCAAGAATGGCAAATGTATTTGGCTTTATTTCCTGAAAAACCCATTATCAAGGAAATTCATTTGGGAGGTGGTACACCCACTTTTTTCTCAGCAGAAAACTTAAGTTACCTAATTTTAACCATTTTAGAATCTGTTTATTTAGCTCCTGAGGCAGAATTGAGTGTAGAAGTTCACCCCAACTATACCAATTCTAAGCAGTTACAAGCACTTTATGATGTAGGTTTCAGGCGTTTGAGTGTAGGTATTCAAGATTTTGACGAAAAGGTTCAATTTTTAATCAATCGCCCACAAAGTTTTAAGCAAACTCAAACCATATTTGAAGAAGCCCGAAAAATCGGCTATACATCTATCAATGCTGATATTATTTATGGCTTACCAGCTCAAAGTCTTCAAACCATTGAAAAAACTATTGAATACATCAAGATTTTGAAACCCGAACGCATTGCATTTTATAGTTATGCTCATGTTCCTTGGAAAATACCAGCCCAAAGGCGTTATACAGAAGATGATTTGCCTCAAGCACAAGAAAAACAAGCCTTATACGAATTGGGCAGAGACTTACTCAAAGAGTCTGGTTATGTAGATATAGGTTTAGACCATTTTTCTCTCCCACAAGACACACTCTATCAAGCGTCTTTAAATGGTACTTTACACAGGAACTTTATGGGCTACACTACCCAAACAGGTAATTTACTGATTGGCTTAGGGGCTTCATCCATCAGTGATACAGGTGATGCTTTCATGCAAAATATCAAAGAAATTGAGGCTTATCAAAAGGCTATTGAGCAAAAACAATTTGCGATTTTCAAAGGGCATTTGCTTACTCAAGAAGATAAACTGATTCGTCAATATATTTTAGATATTATGTGTTCTTACCAGACTACCTTTGGAAAAGAAATGGATGAAAAAGAGTTAGAAGAGTATCTTGATGATTTGATAAAAAACCATTTGATTGTTTACAAACACCCTCATTTACAGGTAACAGATTTGGGTAAAATGTTTTTGAGAAACATTGCACTACAAATAGATAAACGTTATTGGGCGAAACAAGAAAATGCAAAAGTTTTTAGTAACGCTATTTAA
- a CDS encoding cell division protein FtsK — protein MAENTYIQNKPISTEKKKKKKLIFKPLQDRRVQLIIGFFFIFFSIYLFTAFTSYLFTAQADQSIVEAFHDTGTREAGDEVENWLGIYGAIFSYYFIYRWFGIGAFLLVMLLFLYGFRIVFRVHLLPAGKVWGLGIFIVLWLSTLLGYLASNLPENTWLHGITGVTGFEIALTVKALLGWGTILLLIFCLLAFVIYFFNVTSLKSNKINNTAEEEPITAPKETEKVKRKSIKEESSNLQNTEPIEIEVDEAKISSDILQDKNKIDDELEKMGIKLISKKDKVENTIIKEPLVEERRIEENTDALDEDDLLNEKEWETPINLKDVAKEESLELEIKERRVETKDTSKNKEISLEIENITPIPTNVVMPDVEIENVDEDDESSDLETGFSTNYDPTLDLSRYVYPTLELLREPTQNAVQVTKEELEANKDKIVETLGHYGIGIGSIKATIGPTVTLYEIVPDAGVRISKIKNLEDDIALSLAALGIRIIAPIPGKGTIGIEVPNQKRELVAMRSLIAHEKFKNSTMDLPIVFGKTVTNEIFVIDLAKMPHLLMAGATGQGKSVGLNVILTSLLYKKHPSQLKFVLVDPKKVELTLFNKIEKHFLAKLPNEEEAIITDTSKVINTLNSLCIEMDSRYSLLKDAACRNIKEYNQKFTDRKLNPKNGHKFLPYIVLVIDELADLMMTAGKEVEQPIARLAQLARAIGIHLVVATQRPSVNVITGIIKANFPSRLSFRVTSKIDSRTILDTGGAEQLIGMGDMLYSAGSDLTRLQCAFIDTPEVENLCDFISDQQGYASAYMLPEYVGESAESNSEDFDFSDRDALFEEAARIIVMHQQGSTSLLQRRLKLGYNRAGRLIDQLERAGIVGAFEGSKAREVLVADEIELDKLLKSLDK, from the coding sequence ATGGCAGAGAATACCTATATTCAAAACAAACCTATTTCCACAGAAAAGAAAAAAAAGAAGAAATTAATTTTCAAGCCTCTTCAAGACCGTAGGGTTCAGTTAATTATTGGTTTCTTTTTTATATTTTTTTCTATCTATCTCTTTACTGCATTTACATCTTATTTGTTTACTGCACAAGCAGATCAAAGTATTGTTGAAGCATTTCATGACACTGGAACACGTGAAGCTGGTGATGAAGTAGAAAATTGGCTGGGTATTTATGGAGCCATTTTCTCTTATTACTTTATCTATCGTTGGTTTGGAATAGGGGCGTTTCTACTGGTTATGTTACTTTTTCTTTATGGGTTTAGGATTGTTTTTAGAGTTCACTTACTACCAGCAGGAAAAGTTTGGGGCCTAGGTATTTTTATAGTATTATGGCTTAGTACGTTGCTTGGCTATTTAGCCTCTAATCTGCCCGAAAATACATGGCTACATGGTATTACAGGAGTTACAGGTTTTGAGATAGCCCTTACAGTCAAAGCTCTTTTGGGTTGGGGAACAATTTTATTACTGATTTTCTGCTTATTAGCCTTTGTGATTTATTTTTTCAATGTCACCTCTTTGAAAAGCAATAAGATAAATAATACCGCTGAAGAAGAGCCTATCACTGCACCTAAAGAAACCGAAAAAGTTAAAAGGAAATCTATCAAAGAAGAATCAAGTAATTTACAAAATACAGAACCTATTGAAATAGAAGTAGATGAGGCTAAAATTTCTAGTGATATTCTACAGGATAAAAATAAAATAGATGATGAACTAGAGAAAATGGGTATTAAACTCATTTCCAAAAAAGATAAAGTAGAAAATACTATAATTAAAGAACCTCTTGTTGAAGAACGCAGAATAGAAGAAAATACAGATGCTTTGGATGAAGATGATTTACTCAACGAAAAAGAATGGGAAACACCTATAAATCTTAAAGATGTAGCCAAAGAAGAGTCTCTTGAACTAGAAATAAAAGAAAGAAGAGTTGAAACAAAAGACACATCAAAAAATAAAGAAATTTCTTTAGAGATAGAAAACATCACTCCTATTCCAACAAATGTAGTTATGCCTGATGTAGAAATAGAGAATGTTGATGAAGATGATGAAAGTAGTGATTTGGAAACTGGATTTTCGACAAATTATGACCCAACACTCGATTTGAGTAGATATGTCTATCCAACACTTGAGTTACTCCGAGAACCAACTCAAAACGCCGTCCAAGTAACCAAAGAAGAGCTTGAAGCCAACAAAGACAAAATTGTTGAAACTTTAGGGCATTATGGAATTGGTATTGGCTCTATCAAGGCAACTATCGGACCTACTGTTACACTTTACGAAATTGTACCAGACGCAGGGGTTCGTATTTCTAAAATTAAGAATTTAGAAGATGATATTGCTCTTTCATTAGCAGCTTTGGGTATTCGTATTATTGCTCCTATCCCTGGGAAAGGAACAATTGGTATTGAAGTTCCTAACCAAAAACGTGAACTTGTAGCCATGCGAAGTCTCATTGCTCATGAGAAATTCAAGAATAGCACCATGGATTTGCCCATAGTATTTGGAAAAACTGTTACAAACGAAATTTTTGTAATAGATTTAGCTAAAATGCCTCACTTACTCATGGCTGGAGCAACCGGACAAGGTAAATCGGTAGGTTTGAATGTGATTCTAACATCATTATTATATAAAAAGCATCCTTCTCAACTCAAATTTGTACTCGTTGACCCCAAGAAAGTAGAATTGACGCTTTTCAATAAGATTGAGAAACACTTTTTGGCAAAATTACCCAACGAAGAAGAAGCCATTATCACAGATACATCTAAGGTAATCAATACTTTAAATTCTTTGTGTATCGAAATGGACAGTCGTTATAGTTTACTCAAAGATGCTGCTTGTAGGAATATTAAAGAGTACAATCAGAAATTTACAGATAGAAAGCTCAATCCCAAAAACGGGCATAAATTTTTACCTTATATTGTACTTGTTATTGATGAGCTTGCCGATTTGATGATGACAGCAGGCAAAGAAGTGGAACAGCCTATTGCCCGTTTGGCTCAGCTTGCCAGAGCCATTGGTATTCATTTGGTGGTTGCTACACAACGCCCATCTGTAAATGTCATTACAGGTATTATCAAGGCGAACTTCCCTTCAAGGCTTTCATTTAGAGTTACTTCCAAAATAGACTCTAGAACTATTTTAGATACAGGTGGAGCAGAACAACTCATTGGTATGGGTGATATGCTGTATTCGGCTGGTTCTGACCTTACTCGTTTGCAATGTGCTTTCATAGATACTCCTGAAGTAGAAAATCTTTGTGATTTTATTTCTGACCAGCAAGGCTATGCCTCTGCATACATGCTTCCTGAGTATGTGGGTGAGTCTGCAGAAAGCAACAGTGAAGATTTTGATTTTTCAGATAGAGATGCTTTATTTGAAGAAGCTGCTCGTATCATTGTGATGCACCAGCAAGGTAGTACCTCATTGCTACAAAGAAGACTCAAATTGGGCTACAACCGAGCAGGCAGACTCATTGACCAACTCGAAAGAGCAGGTATTGTAGGAGCCTTTGAAGGTAGTAAAGCCCGTGAAGTATTGGTAGCTGATGAAATTGAGCTGGATAAGTTGCTAAAGAGTTTGGATAAGTAA
- a CDS encoding DNA-binding protein, which yields MNILNIMGKVKEMQSKLKEAQDELKNITATAEAGAGMVKATVNGKKQVIKIEVDSDIIKPEDKEVMQDLIVAAINKAIEEVDEKAAAHMQKITGGIMPDIPGLDFSKFGL from the coding sequence ATGAATATTCTCAACATCATGGGCAAAGTGAAAGAAATGCAGTCTAAACTGAAAGAAGCCCAAGACGAACTCAAAAATATTACAGCAACTGCCGAAGCAGGAGCAGGTATGGTAAAAGCTACTGTCAATGGCAAAAAGCAAGTCATTAAAATAGAGGTAGATAGCGATATTATAAAGCCTGAGGATAAAGAAGTTATGCAAGACTTGATTGTAGCTGCTATCAACAAAGCCATAGAAGAAGTAGATGAAAAAGCTGCTGCTCACATGCAAAAAATTACAGGAGGTATCATGCCTGATATCCCTGGGTTAGATTTTAGTAAGTTTGGTTTATAA
- a CDS encoding XRE family transcriptional regulator, translating to MPIIVNLDVMMAKRKMSLNELSEKVDLTLANLSILKTGKAKAIRFSTLEAICKVLNCQPGDILEYRED from the coding sequence ATGCCTATAATCGTAAATCTTGATGTGATGATGGCAAAACGCAAAATGTCATTGAATGAACTTTCAGAAAAAGTAGATTTAACGCTTGCCAATCTTTCTATTCTCAAAACGGGAAAAGCCAAAGCTATTCGCTTCAGCACTCTTGAGGCTATTTGTAAAGTACTAAACTGTCAACCTGGTGATATATTGGAGTATCGAGAGGATTAA
- a CDS encoding 2-phosphosulfolactate phosphatase — translation MPQIDVCLSPELLHLYQLENTIVVVNDILRATSCMVTALVHGVASIVPIRELEDCLKMREKGYLIAAERDGKMVEGFDLGNSPFSYMEQAVKGKKIALTTTNGTQAIKLSEKADEILVGAFLNKQSVIDYLKETQKDVLIVCSGWKGKVNLEDTLFAGAVVDGLSDIFEISNDSALISKVLYRDSKPKMLETVLQCSHVQRLKKLGIEKDIEFCLTENLYNVLPKMQGEELVNVL, via the coding sequence ATGCCACAAATAGACGTTTGCCTTTCGCCAGAATTATTACATTTATATCAATTAGAAAATACAATTGTTGTTGTAAATGATATTTTAAGAGCTACCTCATGTATGGTTACAGCACTAGTTCATGGAGTAGCATCCATTGTTCCTATTAGAGAGCTTGAAGATTGCCTGAAAATGCGAGAAAAAGGCTATTTGATTGCTGCTGAACGAGATGGGAAAATGGTAGAAGGTTTCGATTTAGGAAACTCTCCTTTTAGTTATATGGAACAGGCTGTGAAAGGAAAAAAAATAGCTTTGACAACTACCAATGGTACACAAGCCATCAAACTCTCAGAAAAAGCTGATGAAATACTCGTAGGAGCTTTTTTGAATAAACAAAGTGTTATTGATTATCTAAAAGAGACCCAAAAAGATGTATTAATAGTTTGTTCGGGTTGGAAAGGTAAAGTGAATTTAGAAGATACCCTTTTTGCAGGAGCAGTAGTAGATGGACTTTCTGATATCTTTGAAATCAGTAATGACTCAGCACTGATTTCAAAAGTCTTGTATCGAGATAGTAAACCTAAAATGCTTGAAACCGTTCTGCAATGCTCCCATGTCCAAAGGCTTAAAAAGCTTGGAATTGAAAAAGATATAGAGTTCTGTTTGACAGAAAACCTGTATAATGTCTTACCTAAAATGCAAGGAGAGGAATTGGTGAATGTATTATGA
- a CDS encoding antibiotic resistance protein MarC: protein MHELISFGLLCFTSFFTLINPLGTMPVYMTMTASLDERARAKTARKASIVAFATIILFAFSGELLFHFFGISVNSFRVVGGIIFFLMGMDMLQARLAKTKISDSEVKSYVNDISITPLAIPMICGPGAITNAIVLMEKAISIEQKVVLISAIFIVMLLTYIILYSSSKIIKILGETGNNVMMRLMGLIVMVIAVEFFFSGLKPIIQDIIK from the coding sequence ATGCACGAACTTATATCATTTGGATTGTTGTGTTTTACATCATTTTTTACACTGATAAACCCTTTAGGAACAATGCCCGTATATATGACCATGACGGCTTCATTAGATGAAAGGGCCAGAGCCAAAACAGCTCGAAAAGCTTCTATTGTGGCATTTGCAACTATTATTTTATTTGCATTTTCAGGGGAATTGTTATTTCATTTTTTTGGTATTTCAGTGAATAGCTTCCGAGTAGTGGGGGGAATTATCTTTTTTTTGATGGGAATGGATATGCTACAAGCCCGATTAGCTAAAACCAAGATTAGTGATTCGGAAGTTAAAAGTTATGTAAATGATATTTCGATTACACCACTAGCTATACCTATGATATGTGGACCAGGAGCTATAACCAATGCCATTGTACTCATGGAAAAGGCTATAAGTATTGAGCAAAAAGTAGTTCTGATATCTGCTATATTTATAGTTATGTTATTGACTTATATAATTTTGTATAGTTCATCCAAAATTATTAAGATATTGGGAGAAACAGGTAACAATGTAATGATGAGGCTTATGGGACTTATCGTAATGGTCATTGCTGTTGAATTCTTTTTCAGTGGACTTAAACCAATTATACAAGATATTATAAAGTAA
- a CDS encoding Zn-dependent hydrolase, producing the protein MSYIQNPDLETFAPDDWKGTPLNSQDRFINLHTLFRYSFLDVLKWQTTANPHKKEKKSSTWRLEVKKNEDFFDNQVNSITWLGHASFLMCLGGKRLLIDPILYPLPLMKKFSELPCSPEKFRDIDYLLISHNHRDHADEQSIKLISKQNPRMQVLTGLKNDILLTPWLNKQSIQMAGWYQLFNDTADLKIYYLPTRHWAIRYTWDLNKMLWGAFIIQYQNITIYFGGDSGYDEHFKEAASLFPNIDYAILGIGAYEPRWFMRQSHTAPDEAVQAFHDLKAKTMIPMHYGTFDLADEPLYKPLEIIKNLEEQKQIQGNLKVLNIGEAFIL; encoded by the coding sequence ATGTCCTACATACAAAACCCTGATTTAGAAACATTTGCACCTGATGACTGGAAAGGAACACCTCTTAACTCTCAAGACAGATTTATAAATTTACATACACTTTTCAGATATTCATTTTTAGATGTTTTGAAGTGGCAAACGACTGCCAATCCCCATAAAAAAGAAAAAAAATCTTCTACATGGAGGTTAGAAGTCAAAAAGAATGAAGATTTTTTTGATAATCAGGTTAATTCCATCACTTGGCTTGGGCATGCTTCATTTTTGATGTGTTTAGGCGGTAAAAGATTACTCATTGACCCCATTTTGTATCCTTTACCTCTGATGAAAAAATTTTCGGAGCTACCTTGTAGCCCTGAAAAATTCAGAGATATTGATTATTTGTTAATTTCTCATAACCATAGAGACCATGCTGATGAGCAGTCTATCAAACTTATTAGCAAGCAAAATCCTCGTATGCAAGTTCTTACAGGACTTAAAAATGATATTTTACTTACACCTTGGCTTAACAAGCAATCTATACAAATGGCAGGTTGGTATCAGTTATTCAATGATACTGCCGATTTGAAAATCTACTATCTTCCTACTCGCCATTGGGCTATTCGTTACACATGGGATTTGAATAAAATGCTTTGGGGAGCTTTTATCATTCAATATCAGAATATTACCATTTATTTTGGTGGTGATAGTGGTTATGATGAGCATTTTAAAGAAGCTGCAAGCCTTTTTCCAAATATTGATTATGCCATTTTAGGCATTGGGGCTTATGAGCCTCGTTGGTTTATGCGACAAAGCCATACAGCCCCAGACGAAGCTGTGCAAGCCTTCCACGATTTGAAAGCCAAAACCATGATTCCTATGCACTATGGAACTTTCGATTTGGCTGATGAGCCTCTATACAAACCTTTAGAAATCATTAAAAACCTTGAAGAACAAAAGCAAATTCAAGGGAATTTAAAAGTATTAAATATTGGAGAGGCATTTATTTTGTAA